ACTATTAAGTGTCAAGAATTCTGATTTGAGAATATGTTAGGTATTTCTCTAATTATACTCAGAATTCTTCGGCATGCTAGATTGATTCTGAATTATTTCAGCCTGTCATTAAAGTAATTCGATGCAATTTAATGCGTAAGTATGTTAAAACTGATATTAAAATCTAGAAGTACTGTATCTACTTTACGTAGTTACCGATACCAGATACTTGTTTATGAATAACAATCAGTTAATAGAATATATATACAGATATGCAGACTAAGAGGTTATATGAGCTCCGTTTGACTTCACATTCTCATAAAATTGTCGTTTTTTGTCAAACACAATGGCTAATACTAATACCTGAATAAAACCAGATTACTGAACTTCTTTATTTTCTCAGTAAAAAGTTAAGTATTATCAATGCGTGAGTATCCAGTGTGCAAATTGAATTATGCAATATATGTGATTAAAAATAAACTCTGGACAATCCCTGCTATGAAATCCATTTTATTTGCAACATTTCTGTTTTACATCGATAATAACTTACTCATATAACGGGCTTACAACTAAACTGGATTTACTCCATCAACAATAATCAAGATAATGAAATATGTCTTTAATCTAATGTCATTAGCAACCAATTAAACGCTTAAAATGAACACCTCTTGCTTCGACTTCTATGCGTGTGTTCCAGTTAGAACTACGGAAGTAATTTACTACACTGCAAGCTGCAAAACTATACTCTCTGCTCTGGGTCTACCAAATACTTCAAAGCTTTGTGTCTGTGTATGGGAAGATAATGTGGAAATTGTATAGACCCCAATTATTTAATCAAAAAACACAATTAAAAATATTCTTTAAATAGTACACTCTTCCTTCGCACAACAACCACATTCAAATCGCTGTTGTGGGGATCAAACAGGCCAAAACCCAGCTTACAGAATTATTGTATTAAAATGCACGCCTGTTTCCAATTCCAGGTCTTCAAATTGAGTTTACAATAATGTATGAGAAGAGTAGATTTTGTAAAGATAATATATTTTGTATAAAAGTAAATTTACCTCTACAGGTACCAGCGTAATCTAATCCCAGAACACAATACTGTAGTTTCATTAGGTAGAAAGAAAACTTATCAATAAGCATAATGTCCCGGGATAGTGCATGGGATTCAAATACAtatataaaatgcaaaatatgTATTCATGTCTCCAAATTAGAATGCTTATTAGTTAAGCAAATGCACGTCCAATATGTATTCTAACGAATTTTAGAATTCTGAAATCAGGTGTTTTATTCTGTATAGTACAAGGAAATATCATTCCTGCCTCCGTTCTATTCGACAGAGGTGTAgcgaataaataagtaaattccACTGCCCACTATTTAAAATTAGTTAACTTGAATGTTCAGGTTGTTTTGGTAATGTTGTATTTAAACATTCATTCTAATGTACTATTAAGTCTAACAGTATCCTATAGGACATTGCATCCATTAAAACTTTAATAACTAGGAATTTGGTGTCTTCATGAACAGCACTGGCGCGCAGATATTTACTTTTGCATTATTCCATGGCCTTCGCAGTGGTAAAACGGGAGCTATGAACGCACGTAGCCTTCAGAAGGTTGTACGTGTCATGGTTAATTGGATCGGGCTGCAGATCTCATTCGGTACTCATTTTAAAGTAGCCAATGTttactctttttttctttttataaatGATGGAAAATATAGTTTGTCATAATGTAATTATACAGTGGCGCTACGTGGAGAGCTTGCAAATTGGTCTAATTTCAAGGCGGTAAATCTGATTGTCAGTTTTTAATACGTATAAAGGTCGCCCAGAAAATCTGTAATAGAAAAAGAAGTTGACAGGATGGGCACAAGAAGTAGGGTTATTATTGTATATTCTTCAATATCTATAAGAATTGCTATTCAGCAATGGGGTGTTTATTGCATGAACTATATTCCAAGTATCCTTGAAGGAAGAAGACCTAAAAGTTTTCCACGTCATTAATAGTCTAATAAGGGGTTAAAAAAGGTACAAACGACGTCAAACAAAATTCTCATACTCCATTCTATGTAATGTGGAAGCCTTCCCATAGTTGACACCTTCTCCCAACACTAACATATAAAGAGTGTCCGAATATTCACTTGGCAATACTGTTCAACACTAGGGCCATACTGTTTTTAAATTACCTGCCCTGGACATAAAAGATGACTCCAAAATAGAATTCATTTTGTTAAGGGTGGTACATAAACGCAATGCTTTGAATCAGACGGTACATTGGCGGCAATATTTGACCTTTGGTATGCAATTGAAAAAGGTATTAACTGACCAGCATTTCATTCGAATGCTTTTAATTGTAATTACCTAATGAACCGAGTTTTAAACATCAGGTTATTGTATCCTTTACTATGCACGTAAACTATTTCTCTAGATATTCACAGCAAATATTGGcatgtaacatacacaaaattatggaggaactcagcagaaacaagagaaaatctgcagtgctggaaatccaagaaacacacacaaaatgctggaggttctcagctggccaggcagcatctatgggtaaTAGTATAGACGACGTTTCGGGAAGAGACCTTTCAGCGGGACTCAAAGAGCCTTGGCCCGAATcatcgaccgtttactcttttccatagatcctgcatcgccttctgagttcctcccgcattttgtgtgagaaactcagaaggtcacacagcatccacgaggggtgattggtaagttcttggcctaaggtagaaggagtcaattttagaaaacctagcacatttatttttcaacatagtcccctcctacatgtacacacctaGTTCAGCGGTCATggaacatacggatcccttctttgtagaagttagcgtcttggacctccagtaagtggtccacagcaggggtgattgataagttcgtggcctaaggtagttggagatgagttattaacttcaaactttccgcataatcactcaaagagttgaactacatgtgcatgtaacgagagctgtataactcaggCCCGCAATCCatccatccaggtgaggcaacagcgAATATGTTGGGGTCTTCTGCTGtacccggtgctcccgatatggcctcctctacactgatgAGATCCGAGGTAGATTGGAGGACGTCTTTACGGAACACCTTCGTTTCATccgcaaaaaaaaaccgagagttTCCGGTTTTAATTCCAATCCGCATTCTTATTTAGATATGTCGGCCCATAGGTTCCTCTAtcgccatgatgaggccactctcaggttggagttCCGATACCTCTTGTTCCTTCTGGATaacttgatggtatgaatatcgatttctctaacttctggtcattttctaccctcccccttccttcttcttcaattccTCACTCTGCCTCCCTCCTTACCGCTTCTCTTCCCCAgatctgcctatcatctcctccttccctttctccaatggtctcCTATCAGttgccttcttctccagtcctttaccttttccacttcaCCTCCTAGCatcttgcttcatccctcccacaCCAACCTAGGTTCGTCAATCACCTTCTAgcgtgtactccttcccctttccgCACCTGCTTATTCTGgcgtctcttcccccccccccgcccaccccccaccttcctttcagtcctgaagaaaggtctcggccgaaagatagttgctgtctgacctgctgagttcctccagtatttagtgtgtgttgctacaGATGCGAGACATACATATCTGGACATAAGCAAATTAGGTGTAAAAACACAGATACAAATGAGATCTGATTATTCTCAGCGCGGTAGCCTCGTTGGTAGTACCagcgacacgggttcaattctgccCCTGTTTATAAGgattttgcacgttctccccgagactgggtgctccgatttcctcccacataccaaaaaATATTCTGCAGCCAACTTCCTTTCCTCATTAGCTTTAATGATTCTGACAAAGAATAATAAAATTAAATACTAGGAGGGAGGGGAAAACTGACTATAAAAAGTCATTTTCTAGAGCAGAAAAAGGAAGGCAAGTTTTAAAAACTAAATTGATTATGTTACAGAAACAAAATCCTGTAAccagcgtcactttatgtacatacaattacATATGTATTTAAGCTAtcttatattttttatttttattgcctTTTCATTATTCTGTTCTTCATCTTACTTTATTGTGCTGCATCCGATGCAGAGTAATAATTGTTTCCTTCTCCTTTATACTCttctactggaaatgacattaaacaatcttgaatcttcagtcttgaaactcagcaggtgaggaagcagctatggaggggaataaaaacaGTCGTCGCTCCGGGCgtgacccttcaccaggactctgCATAAATTGATTATGCTCGCCGGATTTGTTTGATCAATTGTCTTTGCAATAACATAATGAGATGATTTCCTTTATAATTGTATATAGTATTTGAGATTAATATATCATTGAGTTAAACAATACTGAGCAGAATTGCTATAATGTTATCAACCGAACTCCCGCAGGAACACAAATGGAAATTCTACTTTTGTTTACGAAATCAGTGAGAGTATTATAGTGGAACTATATAATTATTAAAATTCAAAACAGGAAGAGAATAGCAAATACTCAAGGTGGAAATAATCCTGAAGCAAAATTAGGCATTGAACAGATTAACACAGAGATAGATAGGAATACAGATACATACATACATTCAGGCGGACATACCTGCATGTATATATACATAGATCGATTGATTTGAAGataatttgaatattcattcgaaAACACTGTTCCGTAATAAGACAGTGCTTTCAAATTATCTGCTCTACGCAAAAGATGACTCCGTAAAGAATTCATTGTTTTTGAAGTGTCGCTGGAAGCGTTTAAGTCCTTTATAAATGCATAATTCTAATCAAATGTCGCATTGTCTAGAAGCTTTGGCCTTGATTTGACCTTGAGTTATACATCTGACAATCACTGATTCAAGCGATTCTCTTGTAATTGGTTAGTATCTAACACTTTTCGAGTACTGCTAAGTTTACCGTGTAGGAATTTTTTCTTTATATGCACAACAGGTAtatgttattttgtgttttgtatttcaGAAACTTCGTCATGAAAAACCTCACAGAAAAATACATTTGATTCTTACGTTTTCCCTGAAATCGAGTACAGGATAGACAGACGGATAAATCGAAATCAATCGATCGATCGATCAATCAATCAAGAGATAAGTATATATTGTAATTTAAATAGAACCtggatttattttgtatttttagaATTTAAATGCGTTATGTAAACGTACATTCGTCTCCAGCTATTAAATTCTGGCTTATACATATTTCAACGTGTTTTGGAAAAACAAGGTTAAAACTGTTTTGAATGCACACCGAATGCCATGTAGCGCCTTCACAAAGTTGCCAGTTTTATTAAAATTCACATGCAGTACAATGAGGTATTTCAAATAATTTCAAACCTGAAAATAAAATCATTCAGCTGAAAAGTCCTATACAACCCCTGCCAATATTATCATTTTGTCACTAAAGGTAACGATCAGAAAATCAGTTTCTTCATTCGAAGTAGTCAAGTGTTTGTTACATTTTATGGTTTACAGATAATTATTTTAGCAAATCAAACAATATCTCCATTAAGAATTAAATGCAGTGTAACTATTCCTTGTTCCCTACTTTTAGCAAAATCAACCCGTTAATATCACTTAACGCAAACAAAACTAAATCTTACAGTATAGTCAGATCATTTTATCACACAGTTGTTTAAAGAATGAAAATGATCTGTGTTGAATCATCTATGTCCATGTATATTTGAAGAGACACAATTAGCCATTGCGTCCTAGAAACGATATTTTTGTAACTGATAAAGCCATGCTTCCTTTGAATAAAAGTGTTCCCCTTTCAGACTCGAGAGCAGCTTGGATGCATCGGTTGTTGCACACGAAGaagctttttttctttttgtctcTGGTTTTGGAACCATATTTTTACCTGAAAATAGAAGCAAAATTTAATAAAACAAAATATGGCAAATATGaacggaaacaacaggaattctgcaaatgctggaaattcaagcaacacacatcaaagttgctggtgaattcagcaggccaggcagcatctctaggaagaggtgcagtcgacgtttcaggctgaggcccttcgtcaggactaactgaaggatgagtgagtaagggatttgaaagttggagggggaggggagttagttctgacgaagggtctcggcctgaaacgtcgactgcacctcttcctgcagatgctgcttggcctgctgcgttcactagcaactttgacgtgtgttgcaaATATGAACGGCCTCGGTTTAATGTTCTGTGAGAATAAACACGCCCACCTGTTGACAAACTAAAAGGGAACACCGTCGCCCAGGTACTCCACTTTTTTTCGTTTTGTAAAAGCAGAAAAGAGATAGTCTTACCTGCCTTTCTGTCAAACCTAATTTAAAAGAAATATTTAATCGGATTTCGGGGGTCAGGAATCGATTTTTTTCGAAAGCTTTTTCCAGTTCAGCAATTTGCTGTTTGCTGTAAGGGATTCGTTTCTTCCTTCGTCTATTTTCTAGGTTTTGCGACGTTGACCATTGCGATGTAAATCCTAAAGCTGAAGTAACAGACACATCCATGAGCAGGTTTACCATCAATTTAAGGAAATATAATGTTTTAGCAGGTGGAAGTCTCTGCTAACCATACTACTGATGCCATCCTAACTTATTTTGTTATCTATTTAAATTTTCAGTTCTATTAAAGTCGGATGATGCAATCTATGGCAATATGTTTATACGCAAAATTACTAATCTTCAAGAAATACATTTGCATTTAACTTAAAGTGAAATGAATTGTCGTATaccattttttttcaaatttggcTCCAATCTGTCCTTGTATTTTTCAAAGGGTGGAGACTATATCCAAAGTGTTTGATTTTCAACAAAAGCAGACGTTCGTCTTACCTCGTTAGGTGAAAATACTTTATTCTCAAGCATAAAAGTTTGGCTTGGCCTCTGAAATGTTTTAATTAAAAATAGATATAAAGAAGCGAAGTTAATAGGAAATAATGGATTGTTTTCTTTTGGTGAATTGGTTGAAAAGATGTCACGCGTATCTCGATTTCGTCTACTAAAAGTAATTGCCTTGCGACCAGACTCAAGTTAAAGTAAACACAATCAAACAAGAAAATAGCAACCTTGTTGTTATTTAACATCTATAGAAAATGAACGCAATCTTTAACCACGTCAACCGCCACAGGATATCAATATGCATCAACAGACTGACCTAAATGCATTGGGGTGCTGGAACTTGTAGTATGAAATGCTCCTCCTGAAATAGATGCTCCACAGCATTGAGAATAGTTGTAGGCAGACGTGTCCGGGTCATTGGGATCGGCCCGGGTCTGGGCAGGTGCAGCTCGGGGGTATTCTAATGCCCAATTCTGATAACTTGTTGAGCTTGTGGGGACTTCTCCTTTAATGCAAGCATTATGGCGGTAGTTACTAAACAAAGATATATCACTGTCACTTTGAAGCTGGTTGGCAGTGAATGGAACTGCCTCAGGTGAGATGGCAACAATCCCCCGATCTGGTTTTCCATACGAACCGCAAGCTGAAATGTCTTCTGAATACAATCCGTGGCATCTTCCACTTGGAGTCGTTTTCAAAGCCGAAGGAAACATAGCAGGCGAAAATCCAACGTTCGTGGAAAGTACTGGTTTCATGTCAATTGGGCGCACTCCATCTTGCAACAATACCGTCCTATCGCTAGATGTCTCTAACGTCAGCTTGTACTGCAGCGACGTTGAATCCATCTTATAAATTCTCTAAAATTAATGGTTGTCTTCACTCCAAACCCTGCAGATATAATTTCACATGTACGTTTGTCACAACTTGTAAGTGCAAATATTGAGAATGATATACCCGTGCAGGCAATGAGTACCTCTCAGAAAATGGCACTATTTATTAAGCACATACTACACCCTGGTCCAAACTACCTGATCATTTTATTGCAGTAACTCTACCGCAGTTGGCAAATAAAACAGAGTGTGGACTCTTTGCAAATTAAACTCTGCGAACAAACGTCAAGGACACGAACTACATCACAGAATGACACATCTGTACTGTAGTTGTTGACCCAAGGTCAATGCTGACTTTTGTATCTACTTcctctttctttttttctctgtaaatgcctgtaagaaaattaatcttaaagAAGTATATAGTAAcaaatacgtactttgataataaatttattttcaagttTGACGAGTTGGTTGCTGGTTGCCTCGAATGTGTAAATATGTCCTTTTTTACACCGAGTGCCAGAAATGAGTCATAATATAGTAGAATTCTGAACTGTAATCTGAAATAAACCTTCTTCGTGACAATTCAGCATGCGTCAGACAAAAAGCATTTTAAAGGAGCTTTTATTGCCCGCTATAACCCTTTAAGCTTCAGAATTACA
This genomic stretch from Mobula birostris isolate sMobBir1 chromosome 6, sMobBir1.hap1, whole genome shotgun sequence harbors:
- the LOC140198638 gene encoding uncharacterized protein produces the protein MDSTSLQYKLTLETSSDRTVLLQDGVRPIDMKPVLSTNVGFSPAMFPSALKTTPSGRCHGLYSEDISACGSYGKPDRGIVAISPEAVPFTANQLQSDSDISLFSNYRHNACIKGEVPTSSTSYQNWALEYPRAAPAQTRADPNDPDTSAYNYSQCCGASISGGAFHTTSSSTPMHLALGFTSQWSTSQNLENRRRKKRIPYSKQQIAELEKAFEKNRFLTPEIRLNISFKLGLTERQVKIWFQNQRQKEKKLLRVQQPMHPSCSRV